The following are encoded together in the Drosophila biarmipes strain raj3 chromosome 3L, RU_DBia_V1.1, whole genome shotgun sequence genome:
- the LOC108028879 gene encoding RING finger protein 10 gives MDSNSNNSSSKKQPQSSHHGKSSSGESQRKSSDVHANSNKQRNNRRREQLPTPRNDQQQQQRSARQQQPQAQQPAKLRPNVDKRPRARGGGGSYDFPASRGEDGTPGGSRLAYAGAGYPRSSDFDHELNSVYAQGSKKQNLNHLLNFHCVPRELERGHHHQHQQHHGLGSRKQRYNKEQFLQANFQFVIRSGAKAHVDGSPDALIDWSYIEQINIQTTEELQCPICLYPPVAAKLTRCGHAYCWPCLLHYLSLSDKTWRKCPICYDAIHAGDLKSCTIEQLRDSQVGEKITFELMRRRKGSMYIEKYAAGLGETVERFPFVSAGEEARRYSKFLIAKRSDVGAIIERERFELLAESDDSCPEDVFIQQALVMLQERGEKLGLEKPDPKEEEEEVTPAISQETEAKIDIEKADDASISSGEASSSLSCSSSNHHKYYYFYQSNDGQNIYLHPLNVKMLQACYGTLDLGPLLIEAQVVQMEQHSMDEDHRRKFTCLGHLPLTCQFSVVEVELQPPVVSGGILKLFKEDILHRKKERQRRDREERKREQHINEINDRQMGKLIASAANLNLSSSHEFPTCGFEEALPSPSGSVPMTISSQDSGSRYSSVTLASASPKQELWPTIGSGSPASGASLDFQVGAWGRSAPPPPRAVLAPRASEEDFEQRSVGHWGLGELLVGALDQKKQKVGAGKGNAAAPAESKKQKKAKGKKMVPLFATGMNRAP, from the exons ATggacagcaacagcaacaacagcagcagcaagaaGCAGCCTCAATCCTCGCATCATGGCAAGTCCTCGTCTGGTGAATCGCAGAGGAAGTCCAGTG ACGTACATGCCAACAGCAACAAGCAGCGGAACAACCGCCGACGGGAGCAGCTTCCCACACCACGCAAcgatcagcagcagcagcagcgcagcGCCAggcaacagcagccacagGCACAGCAGCCCGCCAAGCTACGTCCCAATGTGGACAAGCGACCGAGGGCTCGCGGGGGCGGAGGGTCGTACGATTTCCCTGCCTCGCGCGGCGAGGACGGGACTCCAGGCGGCTCCCGATTAGCCTACGCAGGCGCCGGCTACCCACGTAGCAGTGACTTTGATCATGAACTGAACTCTGTGTACGCACAGGGCAGCAAGAAGCAGAACCTGAACCATCTGCTCAACTTCCACTGTGTGCCCAGGGAACTGGAGCGGGGAcatcaccaccagcaccagcagcaccacgGCCTGGGCAGCCGGAAGCAGCGCTACAACAAGGAACAGTTCCTGCAGGCCAACTTCCAGTTCGTCATTCGGTCGGGGGCCAAGGCCCATGTGGATGGTTCGCCGGATGCCCTCATCGATTGGAGCTACATCGAGCAGATCAACATCCAAACCACCGAGGAGTTGCAGTGCCCAATCTGCCTGTATCCGCCGGTGGCTGCCAAGCTCACCAGATGCGGACACGCCTACTGCTGGCCCTGCTTGCTGCACTACCTCTCGCTGAGCGACAAGACCTGGCGCAAGTGTCCTATCTGCTATGACGCAATTCACGCGGGAGATCTGAAGAGCTGCACTATCGAGCAGCTGCGGGACTCGCAGGTGGGAGAGAAGATTACCTTCGAATTGATGCGCCGCCGCAAAGGCTCCATGTATatcgaaaagtatgcagcagGATTAGGCGAAACCGTTGAACGTTTCCCATTCGTCTCGGCTGGTGAAGAGGCTAGACGCTACTCCAAGTTTCTAATAGCAAAGCGGTCGGATGTGGGCGCCATCATCGAGAGGGAGCGTTTCGAGCTGCTTGCCGAATCGGATGACTCATGTCCCGAGGATGTGTTTATTCAGCAGGCGCTCGTAATGCTTCAGGAGCGCGGCGAAAAGTTGGGTCTCGAGAAACCCGATCCcaaagaggaggaggaggaggtaaCACCGGCAATCAGCCAGGAAACCGAAGCCAAGATTGATATTGAGAAGGCCGACGATGCCTCCATCTCGTCGGGAGAGGCATCCAGCAGCCTGAGCTGTTCCTCGAGCAACCATCATAAGTACTATTATTTCTACCAATCCAACGACGGACAGAACATATACTTGCATCCCCTGAATGTGAAGATGCTGCAGGCGTGCTATGGCACCTTGGATTTGGGTCCCCTACTCATCGAAGCACAGGTCGTGCAGATGGAGCAGCACTCTATGGACGAGGACCATCGTCGCAAGTTCACTTGCCTGGGGCACTTGCCTTTGACTTGCCAGTTTTCAGTTGTGGAGGTCGAGCTACAACCGCCGGTAGTCTCTGGAGGAATACTCAAGCTATTCAAAG AGGATATTCTACATCGTAAGAAGGAGCGCCAGCGCCGGGATCGTGAGGAGCGCAAGCGAGAGCAGCACATTAACGAGATAAATGACCGCCAGATGGGCAAACTTATTGCCAGTGCAGCCAACCTCAACCTAAGCTCCTCCCATGAGTTTCCCACT TGCGGATTCGAGGAGGCTTTGCCTAGTCCCAGTGGCTCTGTACCCATGACCATCAGCAGCCAGGACAGTGGCTCCCGCTACTCCAGCGTGACCCTGGCCAGTGCCAGTCCCAAGCAGGAGTTGTGGCCCACCATTGGAAGCGGATCACCCGCCAGTGGTGCCTCATTGGATTTCCAGGTGGGAGCCTGGGGACGCTCGGCTCCACCGCCGCCACGAGCTGTTTTGGCCCCGCGAGCCAGTGAAGAGGATTTCGAGCAGCGATCCGTAGGCCACTGGGGTCTGGGAGAACTTTTGGTGGGAGCCTTGGACCAGAAGAAGCAGAAGGTAGGAGCAGGAAAAGGCAATGCAGCAGCTCCTGCGGAGTCCAAGAAGCAGAAGAAAGCCAAGGGCAAGAAGATGGTGCCCCTGTTCGCCACTGGCATGAACAGAGCTCCATGA
- the LOC108028931 gene encoding B-cell CLL/lymphoma 9 protein, giving the protein MRKSTIPRFHTMAALGLLLLVGVHGTTIISIKYPEKPAEVIVEPQPAKRDLSLSYAATNIDSKEGTRVKTITVIKNVGGISAPEEAAALGSPVGAGHSHKQQPKLVIDPTLHKSEEWATAFRDNFDSYGSLPDVPDIDDLFEFVNRKKPEGEKKQEAVPSKKEEKVPKELPKPAEEETTTKKEAASEQSEGEISRGGNIDSDEAVVEKIKGDAELLPHIKQANILRLQAAQARSGIRTKESLVAVNYSTPMHQVSQYFDNYVQAVPNGYDYSKPCGAPPPGSSIQVTTPSGRNYDIPQSNNSGTGGSKHPYLAPALTKKTQIPPITVQPPIQQQQPPPNYSSVNSIVPPIVKQQPPQGNASPPQPQQPPVVTPPSGGFQPPQGLGGISTSQRPYVAPKLRNNGLGISRAPSGPVQFPGQPGLVGNNPTQPPNFRTSIFGGGPNRPNTLRSRGLKY; this is encoded by the exons ATGAGAAAATCGACA ATACCCCGCTTTCACACAATGGCCGCCCTGGGcctcctgctgctggtgggCGTGCACGGGACCACTATAATCAGCATCAAGTACCCGGAGAAGCCCGCCGAAGTCATTGTGGAGCCGCAGCCGGCCAAGAGGGACCTCAGCCTGAGCTACGCTGCCACCAACATCGACTCCAAAGAGGGAACCCGCGTGAAGACCATCACGGTAATCAAGAATGTGGGTGGCATTTCAGCGCCCGAAGAAGCTGCTGCTCTGGGATCCCCCGTCGGCGCCGGCCACAGCCACAAGCAGCAGCCGAAGCTGGTCATCGATCCGACTCTGCACAAAAGCGAGGAGTGGGCGACTGCCTTCCGGGATAACTTCGACTCCTACGGATCCCTCCCCGATGTGCCCGACATAGACGACCTATTCGAGTTTGTGAACCGCAAGAAGCCCGAGGGTGAAAAGAAACAGGAGGCCGTGCCCAGCAAGAAGGAGGAGAAGGTACCAAAGGAGTTGCCAAagccggcggaggaggagacCACCACCAAGAAGGAGGCTGCCAGTGAGCAGAGCGAGGGAGAGATTAGCCGCGGGGGCAACATCGATAGCGACGAGGCTGTGGTCGAGAAGATCAAGGGCGATGCCGAGCTCTTGCCGCACATCAAGCAGGCCAACATCCTGCGCCTCCAGGCGGCCCAGGCTCGGTCAGGCATTCGGACCAAGGAGTCCCTCGTCGCGGTCAACTACTCCACGCCCATGCACCAGGTGAGCCAGTACTTCGACAACTATGTCCAGGCGGTGCCCAATGGCTACGACTACTCCAAGCCCTGCGGGGCACCGCCACCTGGGAGTAGTATCCAGGTGACCACGCCTTCGGGCCGCAACTACGACATCCCGCAGAGCAACAACAGTGGTACTGGCGGCAGCAAGCACCCGTACCTCGCTCCGGCGCTCACGAAGAAGACGCAGATCCCACCGATTACGGTGCAGCCTCCaattcagcagcagcagcctccTCCAAACTACTCATCCGTTAATTCGATAGTTCCGCCCATAGTGAAGCAGCAGCCACCGCAGGGCAATGCGAGTCCTCCACAGCCACAACAGCCTCCGGTGGTGACTCCTCCAAGCGGAGGCTTCCAGCCGCCCCAGGGATTGGGCGGGATCTCCACAAGCCAGCGCCCCTATGTGGCGCCCAAGCTGCGAAACAATGGCCTGGGCATCAGTCGGGCTCCCAGCGGACCGGTTCAGTTTCCTGGACAACCCGGGCTCGTAGGGAATAATCCCACACAGCCCCCAAACTTCCGCACCAGCATCTTCGGCGGCGGACCGAATCGTCCCAACACGCTAAGATCGCGTGGCCTAAAGTATTGA
- the LOC108028909 gene encoding peroxisome biogenesis factor 10 — MDFRNARARQPEIVRSVQKDARYTNELAEDFSDVLRLTGPRNWIKYNQMCRLLAELSYHGFASANSLQTLGEEYTGIIQVDGNYKQIPSRLLQLISIVLEFGGDTLFQRLLQKLDTYLANHEEIRPEVKPQLKKIIQRLRQSPSYVKALHKSLFYLDASKYQLSKRTTGINYVLIRHWLQPEFSLYGYKILGVITFLQVSFSLAISGWDAWREHKRQQLEAIKQTGKRFLQRGSRAKGADPDAPQCILCLEPRSNSSLTPCGHIFCWSCLLEWLEERDECPLCRESLKKSQVIPLQNYS; from the exons ATGGACTTTCGGAACGCCCGTGCCCGGCAGCCGGAGATCGTGAGATCCGTGCAGAAGGATGCCCGGTATACCAACGAGCTGGCCGAGGACTTCTCCGATGTCCTACGCCTCACCGGTCCGCGGAACTGGATAAAGTACAACCAGATGTGCAGGCTGCTGGCGGAGCTGAGCTACCACGGATTCGCCTCGGCCAACAGCCTCCAGACCCTGGGCGAGGAGTACACGGGGATCATTCAGGTGGACGGTAACTACAAGCAGATTCCCAGCAGACTG CTGCAACTCATATCTATTGTCCTGGAGTTTGGAGGCGACACCCTGTTCCAGCGACTGCTCCAGAAACTAGACACCTATCTGGCCAACCACGAGGAGATCCGACCAGAGGTCAAGCCGCAGCTcaaaaaaatcatacaaagGCTGAGGCAATCCCCCAGCTATGTGAAGGCCCTGCACAAGTCCCTCTTCTACTTGGACGCCAGCAAGTACCAGCTGTCCAAGCGCACCACAGGCATCAACTACGTACTCATCCGCCACTGGCTGCAGCCGGAGTTCTCGCTGTACGGCTACAAGATCCTGGGGGTGATCACATTCCTGCAGGTCAGCTTCTCGCTGGCCATCAGTGGCTGGGATGCCTGGCGGGAGCACAAGCGCCAGCAGCTGGAGGCGATCAAGCAGACCGGAAAGAGGTTCCTGCAACGAGGATCGAGGGCTAAGGGCGCAGATCCGGATGCCCCGCAGTGCATCCTTTGTTTGGAACCACGCTCCAACAGCAGTTTGACTCCCTGCGGGCACATCTTCTGTTGGAGCTGCCTGCTCGAGTGGCTGGAGGAGCGTGACGAGTGCCCGTTGTGCCGGGAGTCACTGAAGAAGTCACAAGTGATACCTCTACAGAACTATTCCTAA
- the LOC108030389 gene encoding 40S ribosomal protein S6-like, whose translation MKLNISYPITGCQKLFEVVDEHKLRIFYEKRMGATVPADPLGDEWQGYGLRIAGGNDKQGFPMMQGVFSQQRVRLLLKSGQSCYRARRDGERKRKSVRGCIVNANMSVLALVVVRKGEQDIPGLTDICKPRRLGPKRASKIRKVFNLAKEDDVRRYVVRRPLPAQEGKKATTKAPKIQRLITPVVLQRKRRRIAERKKRAAAAKESAAEYAKLLMLRKKQSKARRESDKRRRSLCLRSSKSSVNSKSSVNSSTSV comes from the coding sequence ATGAAGCTGAACATTTCCTATCCAATCACCGGCTGCCAGAAGCTCTTCGAGGTAGTGGACGAGCACAAGCTGCGTATTTTCTACGAGAAGCGCATGGGGGCCACTGTGCCGGCGGATCCTCTGGGCGACGAGTGGCAGGGCTACGGGCTCCGCATCGCCGGCGGCAATGACAAGCAGGGGTTCCCCATGATGCAGGGCGTCTTCAGTCAGCAGCGCGTCCGCCTGCTCCTCAAGTCCGGGCAATCCTGCTACCGTGCCCGTCGCGACGGCGAGCGGAAGCGCAAGTCAGTGCGCGGATGCATCGTCAATGCCAACATGTCCGTGCTGGCCTTGGTGGTGGTGCGCAAGGGCGAGCAGGACATCCCCGGCCTCACGGACATCTGCAAGCCCAGGCGTTTGGGCCCCAAGAGGGCCAGCAAGATCCGCAAGGTCTTTAATCTGGCCAAGGAGGACGATGTGCGTCGCTATGTGGTCCGTCGTCCTCTGCCGGCCCAGGAGGGCAAGAAGGCCACCACCAAGGCGCCGAAGATCCAGCGCCTGATCACCCCGGTTGTCCTGCAGCGCAAGCGGAGGAGGATTGCCGAGCGCAAGAAGCGGGCTGCCGCCGCCAAGGAGTCGGCTGCCGAGTACGCCAAGCTGCTGATGCTCCGCAAGAAGCAGTCCAAGGCCAGGCGTGAATCGGATAAGCGCCGCCGTTCGCTGTGCCTGCGCAGCTCCAAGTCGTCGGTGAACTCCAAGTCTTCGGTGAACTCCTCCACTTCGGTCTAG
- the LOC108028920 gene encoding transcription factor mef2A, with protein MSVIIRLQNLPWTANARDIRNFFSGLSIPEGGVHIIGGEMGDAFIAFSTDEDARCAMLKDREKLMEIQVRLLLSSRAEMQKVIETARKGAVAPAPISVPVPMPVVAPTPVPKPPSLAAPMPPIIGGLNSFLSQSKVAAPAGGVPSFLTYQQQAGIQLSEITGNRSRSRSSSSDDSDRERERERERERERGRKRRSDRLDNSHEREIKMAASLSPWAQPPQNQMPVAGGLGLNMGLSLNMPPVLPSLQSYTTSTTTNNVTNNYNLAPSAPNAQLLAALQQVAGGGGGGSGVGAPAPVQPTKSEGEPIAFASENPYAQMYPQLFQQQQLLLQQQQTPAKVSPSIGGSPGGGNTPQVIADTCYIRISGMCQNTSYSDIRKYFQGLYIPHNGIKIMMSNGNRTGVAYVEFSRVSSAQKAVQRNNTMFRDRLIQIAPVGDEEFEQAEERANRQQSEGNRSHNHNGGERSERSGGGGGGMPMPIPITNVLYVEDLPQLTTEQEVMKMFSASYTVVDILLSPSPNNRRECVAFVLFARETDAEAALQDTSKHYIGFRQLRVRPSSQAEMQNAKEKQRRANEQLLKEEADQREELLKDQQRRQKLQQQEQENNNQANRFAADPRRRQVDEQQQQQQQLQQQLQMQQQQMNMGSNHNMNPNMMSAFMNGGNMPFNMPPQQQNGGPNFPFNMNNNFNMNNNGNPNGNGPNFPNDNGGGGGIQRPRQEDVFVRVHNCEYATRVNDLGELFSIEQLGIEHIEQLFNERNQSSGEFIVEFTDPASCKQAIREFHNRRFRGRGLRVVSITPQEIADRMNKPFMDYLPGGNGSRNVENNDVSGSGSGNGNGGSGRSDGGKGAQPSRRRGPSRFDQPQDQPPEHLERQQSLEKEENSNSSSNAPVKQHFNPFARPDPPLSSSSLSPSNVSQGKQASPVPVPTSQIPDKFNRPGCVVAMRNVPFKAELKDILRFFGDYKLSPDDIIRRFNDEGKPTGDTRVAFESPSEARSAFESRRRKQIFNRTVYLDII; from the exons ATGAGTGTGATTATTCGGTTACAAAATCTGCCGTGGACGGCAAATGCGCGCGACATTCGAAACTTCTTCTCGGGCCTCTCGATTCCCGAGGGCGGTGTCCACATTATCGGCGGCGAGATGGGCGACGCTTTCATCGCTTTCAG CACCGACGAGGACGCCCGCTGCGCAATGTTGAAGGATCGCGAGAAGCTGATGGAGATCCAGGTGCGCCTGCTGCTCTCCTCGCGGGCCGAGATGCAGAAGGTCATTGAGACGGCTCGGAAGGGAGCCGTCGCTCCGGCGCCCATTTCCGTTCCGGTTCCCATGCCAGTTGTTGCACCCACTCCGGTGCCCAAGCCGCCGAGTCTGGCTGCTCCCATGCCTCCGATTATCGGGGGCTTAAACAGCTTCCTAAGCCAAAGCAAGGTGGCGGCGCCAGCCGGTGGGGTGCCCTCTTTCCTGACCTACCAGCAACAGGCCGGGATCCAGCTCTCCGAGATCACGGGCAACCGCAGTCGCAGCCGCTCCTCCAGTTCCGATGACAGCGATAGGGAGCGTGAGAGGGAACGCGAACGGGAACGTGAACGAGGTCGCAAACGTCGCTCCGACCGTTTGGACAATAGCCACGAAAGGGAGATCAAGATGGCAGCGTCGCTATCACCCTGGGCCCAGCCACCTCAAAATCAAATGCCAGTTGCAGGTGGCTTGGGACTCAACATGGGTTTAAGCCTCAACATGCCACCGGTTTTACCCTCGTTGCAAAGCTACACCACTAGTACCACCACCAACAACGTAACTAACAACTACAATCTCGCTCCGAGTGCTCCCAATGCCCAACTGCTGGCCGCTCTGCAGCAAGTGgccggcggcggtggtggtggtagTGGAGTTGGTGCACCTGCTCCAGTGCAGCCCACCAAGTCCGAAGGCGAGCCCATTGCCTTTGCCAGCGAGAATCCCTATGCGCAGATGTACCCGCAGCTGTTCCAGCAACAGCAGTTgctcctccagcagcagcagactCCGGCCAAGGTGTCGCCCTCCATTGGCGGCTCTCCGGGCGGTGGAAACACACCCCAGGTCATCGCAGACACCTGCTACATTCGGATAAGTGGCATGTGCCAGAATACCTCCTACAGCGACATCCGCAAGTACTTCCAGGGGCTGTACATTCCACACAATGGCATCAAGATCATGATGTCGAATGGCAACCGCACCGGAGTGGCCTACGTGGAGTTCTCCCGCGTGTCCAGTGCCCAAAAGGCGGTGCAGCGGAATAATACTATGTTCCGGGATCGCTTGATTCAGATAGCCCCAGTGGGCGACGAAGAATTCGAGCAGGCGGAGGAACGCGCCAATCGACAGCAAAGCGAGGGAAACCGGAGTCACAACCACAACGGCGGAGAGAGAAGCGAACGCagcggtggaggaggaggaggtatGCCCATGCCCATACCCATAACCAATGTCCTCTATGTGGAGGATCTACCACAGCTAACCACCGAGCAGGAGGTCATGAAGATGTTCTCCGCCAGCTACACCGTTGTGGACATCCTTCTGAGCCCCAGTCCCAACAATCGTCGCGAGTGCGTGGCCTTTGTCCTGTTTGCCAGGGAGACCGATGCAGAGGCTGCTCTGCAGGACACCTCCAAGCACTATATAGGATTCCGCCAGCTGAGGGTGAGGCCCAGCAGTCAGGCCGAGATGCAGAATGCTAAGGAGAAGCAGCGCAGGGCCAACGAGCAGCTGCTCAAGGAGGAGGCCGATCAGCGGGAGGAGCTCTTAAAGGATCAGCAAAGGAGGCAGAAGCTGCAGCAACAGGAGCAGGAGAACAACAACCAGGCGAACAGGTTCGCCGCCGATCCCAGAAGACGTCAGGTGgatgagcagcagcagcaacaacaacagctacAGCAGCAGCTtcagatgcagcagcagcagatgaaTATGGGGTCCAACCACAATATGAATCCCAATATGATGTCTGCCTTTATGAACGGTGGTAATATGCCCTTCAACATGCCACCTCAGCAGCAAAACGGCGGCCCCAACTTCCCGTTCAACATGAATAACAACTTCAACATGAATAACAACGGCAATCCCAATGGCAATGGACCCAACTTCCCCAACGACAATGGAGGCGGTGGCGGCATCCAACGTCCTCGGCAAGAAGACGTCTTCGTGCGTGTCCACAACTGCGAGTATGCCACCAGGGTCAATGATCTGGGCGAACTCTTCTCCATAGAACAGCTGGGCATCGAGCACATCGAACAGCTTTTCAATGAGCGTAACCAGAGTTCCGGCGAATTCATTGTGGAGTTCACCGATCCGGCCAGCTGCAAGCAGGCCATCCGAGAGTTCCACAATCGACGCTTTCGGGGAAGGGGCTTGCGTGTGGTTTCGATCACACCCCAGGAGATAGCTGATAGGATGAACAAGCCCTTCATGGACTATCTGCCCGGAGGAAACGGTTCCAGAAATGTGGAAAATAACGATGTGAGCGGAAGTGGTAgtggaaacggaaatggaGGCAGTGGAAGATCTGATGGCGGTAAGGGAGCACAGCCATCTCGTCGTCGTGGACCCAGTCGCTTCGATCAGCCGCAGGATCAGCCACCAGAACACCTGGAGCGACAGCAGTCCTTGGAAAAGGAGGAGAACAGCAATAGCAGCTCCAACGCCCCCGTCAAACAGCACTTCAATCCCTTCGCGCGACCGGATCCCCCGCTGAGCAGCAGCTCGCTCTCGCCCAGCAATGTGAGCCAAGGCAAGCAGGCCTCTCCGGTGCCCGTCCCAACTTCCCAAATCCCGGACAAGTTCAATCGTCCGGGATGTGTGGTGGCCATGCGAAATGTCCCCTTCAAGGCGGAGCTAAAGGATATCCTGCGCTTCTTCGGCGACTACAAGCTCAGTCCTGACGACATCATCAGGCGTTTCAACGATGAAGGAAAACCCACCGGAGATACTCGGGTGGCTTTCGAATCCCCTTCAGAGGCACGGTCCGCTTTCGAATCGCGCCGCAGGAAGCAGATATTTAATCGCACCGTTTACCTGGATATTATTTAG
- the LOC108028899 gene encoding choline-phosphate cytidylyltransferase A, giving the protein MDKMPEEDEESPVSTAPATPTSPLEIKMLPLFMDFEDFNICQPAPFSYDDKAMLELERCDYTQRITYQMARAGKTSRRVRVYSDGIYDLFHQGHARQLMQAKNIFPNVYLIVGVCNDELTLRMKGRTVMNGFERYEAVRHCRYVDEIVPNAPWSINEEYLNEHKIDFVAHDDLPYGAGGVNDIYAPLKARGMFVATERTEGVSTSDIVARIVKDYDVYVRRNLARGYSAKELNVSFLSEKKFRLQNKMDELKTRGKRELTKVKVDIITKWEEKSREFIDAFLLLFGRERLNNLWNESKGRIIQALSPPGSPNGSINGDDADTTDGEGSEDEYMELPPEYGAGSGGSLNRRHKRRGQMDPSQSANDEADADHPDLEYERRSD; this is encoded by the exons ATGGACAAAATGcccgaggaggacgaggagtcCCCGGTGTCCACGGCTCCTGCGACACCCACCTCTCCGCTGGAGATCAAGATGTTGCCGTTATTCATGGATTTCGAGGACTTC AACATTTGCCAGCCAGCTCCTTTTTCCTACGACGACAAGGCCATGCTGGAGCTGGAGCGGTGTGACTACACCCAGCGGATCACCTATCAGATGGCCAGAGCCGGCAAGACTTCTCGCAGGGTGCGGGTGTATTCCGATGGCATCTACGACCTGTTCCACCAGGGCCATGCCCGCCAACTGATGCAGGCAAAGAACATATTCCCGAACGTCTATCTCATCGTGGGCGTGTGCAATGACGAGCTGACCCTCAGGATGAAGGGACGCACGGTGATGAACGGATTCGAGCGGTACGAGGCGGTGCGCCATTGTCGCTATGTGGATGAG ATCGTTCCGAATGCTCCTTGGTCGATAAATGAAGAGTACCTCAACGAACACAAGATCGATTTCGTGGCTCACGATGACCTGCCCTACGGAGCCGGCGGAGTCAACGACATCTATGCCCCGCTGAAGGCGCGCGGCATGTTCGTGGCCACGGAGCGCACCGAGGGCGTGTCCACTTCGGACATTGTGGCCCGAATCGTGAAGGACTACGATGTGTATGTGCGCAGGAATCTGGCCAGAGGCTACTCCGCCAAGGAGCTCAACGTGTCCTTCCTCTCCGAAAAGAAGTTCCGTTTGCAGAACAAGATGGACGAGCTAAAGACTCGGGGAAAGCGGGAGCTGACCAAGGTGAAGGTGGACATCATCACCAAATGGGAGGAAAAGTCACGAGAGTTTATTGATGCCTTCCTGCTGCTGTTCGGCAGGGAGCGGCTGAACAATCTGTGGAACGAGTCCAAGGGCAGGATCATCCAGGCCCTCAGTCCACCGGGCAGTCCGAATGGCTCCATCAACGGCGACGATGCGGACACAACAGATGGCGAAGGTTCCGAGGACGAGTACATGGAGTTGCCGCCTGAATACGGAGCGGGAAGTGGAGGTTCCCTCAACAGAAGACACAAGCGCCGCGGCCAGATGGACCCTTCTCAGAGTGCCAACGACGAGGCGGACGCGGACCATCCGGATCTCGAGTACGAGCGACGCAGCGATTGA